A single window of Streptomyces sp. NBC_00464 DNA harbors:
- a CDS encoding MarR family winged helix-turn-helix transcriptional regulator, producing the protein MATPRTDPLTLEVVELIGAVVARYYEEYEQAAAAHSLTGAQARVLGLLSLDPLPMRRIAQKLKCEPSNVTGIVDRLEARGLVERRPDPADRRVKLAAPTEKGARTARELRTSLDFAREPLAGLSDTERAVLRDLLRRMLGMEPLAP; encoded by the coding sequence ATGGCCACCCCCCGTACGGACCCGCTGACCCTCGAAGTCGTCGAGCTGATCGGCGCGGTCGTGGCGCGCTACTACGAGGAGTACGAGCAGGCCGCCGCCGCCCACAGCCTCACCGGAGCCCAGGCCAGGGTCCTCGGGCTCCTCTCCCTCGATCCGCTGCCGATGCGCCGGATCGCCCAGAAGCTGAAGTGCGAACCGTCGAACGTGACCGGCATAGTCGACCGGCTGGAAGCGCGCGGCCTGGTGGAGCGGCGTCCCGACCCGGCCGACCGGCGGGTGAAACTGGCCGCCCCCACGGAGAAGGGCGCCCGGACCGCCCGGGAGCTGCGCACCTCCCTCGACTTCGCCCGCGAGCCCCTGGCCGGCCTCTCCGACACGGAGCGCGCGGTGCTGCGGGACCTGCTGCGCCGGATGCTGGGCATGGAACCGTTGGCCCCATGA
- a CDS encoding NADP-dependent oxidoreductase — MSATLPTSSREWHLVARPHGWPKAEDFALREAPVTAPAEGRVLVRNLHFSVDPYMRGRMNDVKSYTPPFKLDHPMEGGAVGEVIASDAEGFAVGDHVLHGLGWREYADVPAKHAVKVDASLAPLSAYLGVLGMTGLTAYAGLFDVASFKEGDAVFVSGAAGAVGSQVGQMAKLKGASRVIGSAGSDEKVKLLVEEYGFDAAFNYKNGPVAQQLREAAPDGIDVYFDNVGGEHLEAAISSFNVHGRATICGMIAQYNSTEPTPGPRNLALVIGKRLRLQGMLVGDHADLQGQFVQEVAGWLASGELKYNETVVEGIENGFEAFLGLLRGENTGKMVVSLG; from the coding sequence ATGTCTGCAACTCTTCCCACGTCCAGCCGTGAATGGCACCTCGTCGCCCGTCCGCACGGCTGGCCGAAGGCCGAGGATTTCGCACTGCGTGAGGCGCCGGTCACCGCTCCCGCCGAGGGCCGGGTCCTCGTCCGCAACCTGCACTTCTCGGTCGACCCGTACATGCGCGGCCGGATGAACGACGTGAAGTCGTACACCCCGCCCTTCAAGCTGGACCACCCCATGGAGGGTGGTGCGGTCGGCGAGGTCATCGCGTCCGACGCCGAGGGCTTCGCGGTCGGCGACCACGTTCTGCACGGTCTCGGCTGGCGCGAGTACGCCGACGTCCCCGCCAAGCACGCGGTGAAGGTCGACGCCTCCCTCGCCCCGCTCTCCGCCTACCTCGGCGTGCTCGGCATGACCGGGCTCACCGCCTACGCCGGCCTGTTCGACGTGGCCTCCTTCAAGGAGGGCGACGCGGTCTTCGTGTCCGGCGCCGCCGGTGCGGTCGGCAGTCAGGTCGGCCAGATGGCGAAGCTCAAGGGCGCCTCGCGCGTCATCGGCTCCGCCGGCTCCGACGAGAAGGTCAAGCTGCTCGTCGAGGAGTACGGTTTCGACGCCGCCTTCAACTACAAGAACGGCCCCGTCGCGCAGCAGCTGCGCGAGGCCGCCCCCGACGGCATCGACGTCTACTTCGACAACGTCGGCGGCGAGCACCTCGAAGCGGCGATCTCCTCGTTCAACGTGCACGGCCGCGCGACGATCTGCGGCATGATCGCCCAGTACAACTCGACCGAGCCGACTCCCGGCCCGCGCAATCTCGCCCTCGTCATCGGCAAGCGGCTGCGTCTGCAGGGCATGCTCGTCGGCGATCACGCCGATCTCCAGGGGCAGTTCGTCCAGGAGGTGGCCGGCTGGCTGGCCTCCGGCGAGCTGAAGTACAACGAGACCGTCGTCGAGGGCATCGAGAACGGCTTCGAGGCGTTCCTCGGTCTGCTCCGCGGTGAGAACACCGGGAAGATGGTCGTCTCCCTCGGCTGA
- a CDS encoding organic hydroperoxide resistance protein, which yields MTIQDIAVAYTAVATAENGRDGRVSSDDGKLDVVVNPPKEMGGSGAGTNPEQLFAAGYSACFQGALGVVARQEKADISGSTVTAAVSIGKTEAGGFGLEVAITATVPNVDTATAQALIEKAHQVCPYSNATRGNIKVALSVV from the coding sequence ATGACCATTCAGGACATAGCCGTCGCGTACACCGCCGTCGCCACCGCTGAGAACGGCCGTGACGGCCGGGTCTCCTCGGACGACGGCAAGCTCGACGTAGTCGTCAACCCGCCGAAGGAGATGGGCGGCAGCGGCGCCGGCACCAACCCGGAGCAGCTCTTCGCGGCCGGTTACAGCGCCTGCTTCCAGGGCGCGCTGGGTGTGGTGGCCCGCCAGGAGAAGGCGGACATCTCCGGATCCACGGTCACCGCCGCGGTCTCCATCGGCAAGACCGAGGCCGGCGGCTTCGGTCTGGAGGTCGCGATCACCGCGACCGTCCCGAACGTCGACACGGCGACCGCGCAGGCGCTCATCGAGAAGGCGCACCAGGTGTGCCCCTACTCGAACGCCACGCGCGGCAACATCAAGGTGGCGCTCTCGGTCGTCTGA
- a CDS encoding extracellular solute-binding protein, with product MGRPGLNRRQLITGLGGAAVAGSFGFAALGSGADALASSAATRVRYWNLFSGGDGYNMIAMLDAFRKEHPDIDVKDSTLQWGSPFYTKLAMAAAGNRAPDLGVMHLGRVTGFSPGRLLDPWDVGLLAKYGVKEADFNPALWKRAVIDGKLYALPLDIHVQLCFYRKDVLGKAGLLGDDGRIVPVTSTDEWFDVLRKAKKATKDGLQTIGLWANDQNFQWWFFVAFYTQLGGTWFNAADSDVTFDTDKAAQVLEFMRRHITDGYSDPGYAGAAGAEQFLNGSPFCWEGNWSVPVFSGAKIEYGATPLPPVFGKQATHAESHSFVLPHQSGRGGDANEAAHRLAAYVVKHAQQWAAGGHIPAYTPTLSTAAYQQLEPQNEYAGAMDHQATEPKVWFAGSTGILAQRVGPIAASSMLGSAKPEAAARRMKSTLAELLAMKNPMDGRTAAQAGAAA from the coding sequence ATGGGACGACCTGGCCTGAATCGCAGGCAACTGATCACGGGGCTGGGCGGGGCGGCCGTCGCCGGCAGCTTCGGCTTCGCGGCGCTGGGAAGCGGTGCGGACGCCCTCGCGTCGAGTGCCGCCACCCGGGTCCGCTACTGGAACCTCTTCAGCGGCGGCGACGGCTACAACATGATCGCGATGCTGGATGCCTTCCGTAAGGAGCACCCCGACATCGACGTGAAGGACTCGACCCTTCAGTGGGGCAGCCCGTTCTACACCAAGCTCGCCATGGCGGCGGCGGGCAACCGCGCACCGGACCTCGGCGTCATGCACCTGGGCCGCGTCACCGGCTTCTCGCCGGGCCGCCTCCTGGACCCCTGGGACGTCGGCCTGCTCGCCAAGTACGGCGTGAAGGAAGCCGACTTCAACCCCGCGCTGTGGAAGCGCGCCGTCATCGACGGCAAGCTGTACGCCCTCCCGCTCGACATCCACGTCCAGCTCTGCTTCTACCGAAAGGACGTGCTGGGGAAGGCCGGCCTGCTCGGTGACGACGGGCGGATCGTGCCGGTCACGTCCACCGACGAGTGGTTCGACGTGCTCAGGAAGGCGAAGAAGGCCACGAAGGACGGGCTGCAGACCATCGGCCTGTGGGCCAACGACCAGAACTTCCAGTGGTGGTTCTTCGTCGCCTTCTACACCCAGCTCGGCGGCACCTGGTTCAACGCCGCCGACTCCGACGTCACCTTCGACACCGACAAGGCCGCCCAGGTCCTGGAGTTCATGCGCCGGCACATCACCGACGGGTACTCCGACCCGGGCTACGCGGGCGCCGCCGGGGCCGAACAGTTCCTCAACGGCTCCCCGTTCTGCTGGGAGGGCAACTGGTCGGTGCCGGTGTTCTCCGGGGCGAAGATCGAGTACGGCGCGACTCCGCTGCCGCCCGTCTTCGGCAAGCAGGCCACCCACGCCGAATCGCACTCCTTCGTCCTGCCGCACCAGTCCGGCCGCGGCGGCGACGCCAACGAGGCCGCCCACCGACTCGCCGCCTACGTCGTCAAGCACGCCCAGCAGTGGGCCGCCGGCGGGCACATCCCCGCCTACACGCCGACGCTGTCCACGGCCGCGTACCAGCAGCTCGAACCGCAGAACGAGTACGCCGGGGCGATGGACCACCAGGCCACCGAGCCGAAGGTGTGGTTCGCGGGCTCCACCGGCATCCTCGCCCAGCGCGTCGGACCGATCGCAGCCTCCTCGATGCTGGGCTCCGCCAAGCCGGAGGCCGCGGCCCGCCGTATGAAGAGCACACTCGCCGAGCTCCTCGCCATGAAGAACCCCATGGACGGCCGAACCGCAGCGCAGGCAGGTGCGGCCGCATGA
- a CDS encoding carbohydrate ABC transporter permease encodes MTTTTPQTVLAPTRARTAAETATARRKQGLQHGGWFVAPFLVLFALFVIWPLLRGIYLSFTDANISGDGAGFIGLDNYREALHDQLMWDALGHSAYFTLLVVPCITVLAFLLAMLAHHIERAQWLWRLCFFIPFLLPSTVAGNLWQWLFNPGTGMVNYLFGLETPWLTDKSYAMLAVVLTTLWWTVGFSFLLYLAALQGIPAHLYEAAKLDGANAWHRMVHITLPMLRNITGLVIALQILASLQVFDQAVVIQDFGPGPEGSTRTFVQYTLEEGFTSYRVGYASAISIIFFVIIAAVALARMWLLRNREEGAR; translated from the coding sequence ATGACCACGACCACCCCGCAGACCGTCCTCGCACCCACCCGCGCCAGGACCGCCGCCGAAACCGCCACGGCCCGCCGCAAACAGGGCCTCCAGCACGGGGGCTGGTTCGTCGCCCCGTTCCTCGTCCTGTTCGCGCTCTTCGTGATCTGGCCGCTGCTGCGCGGCATCTACCTCAGCTTCACCGACGCCAACATCTCCGGCGACGGCGCGGGCTTCATCGGCCTCGACAACTACCGCGAGGCCCTGCACGACCAGCTGATGTGGGACGCGCTCGGCCACAGCGCCTACTTCACGCTCCTCGTCGTACCGTGCATCACCGTCCTCGCCTTCCTCCTCGCGATGCTCGCCCACCACATCGAGCGCGCCCAGTGGCTGTGGCGGCTGTGCTTCTTCATCCCGTTCCTGCTGCCGTCGACCGTCGCGGGCAACCTGTGGCAGTGGCTGTTCAACCCCGGTACGGGCATGGTCAATTACCTCTTCGGCCTCGAAACGCCGTGGCTGACCGACAAGTCGTACGCGATGCTCGCCGTCGTCCTCACCACCCTGTGGTGGACGGTCGGCTTCAGCTTCCTGCTCTACCTCGCCGCACTGCAGGGCATCCCCGCGCACCTCTACGAAGCCGCGAAACTGGACGGCGCGAACGCCTGGCACCGCATGGTCCACATCACCCTGCCCATGCTGCGCAACATCACGGGTCTCGTGATCGCGCTGCAGATCCTCGCCTCGCTCCAGGTCTTCGACCAGGCCGTCGTGATCCAGGACTTCGGGCCGGGGCCGGAGGGGTCGACCCGCACCTTCGTGCAGTACACGCTCGAAGAGGGCTTCACCAGCTACCGCGTGGGCTACGCCTCCGCCATCTCCATCATCTTCTTCGTGATCATCGCGGCCGTCGCCCTCGCGCGGATGTGGCTGCTGCGCAACCGTGAGGAGGGCGCCCGATGA
- a CDS encoding carbohydrate ABC transporter permease, with protein MTTDAAQTRIKSRPRSAWSPSQIVLTLIGAAVSAVFLAPLAWALFTSLKSETEAVEVPTHWLPEDWTGQAWKALFETGNITNWFVNSLVVSVCVTAVVLLVSALAGYGFARTEFRGKTVLMGVVMAGLMVSPAVLGVPLFTTVQQMGMVDTYWGMILPQCAPAAMVYILYKFFQGIPRELEEAAFIDGAGRWRVFFTIIVPLSRPSLSAVGIFTFIASWNNFLWPYMVTNNPDLMTMPNGIATVMNSYGIQWAQLMAGGLMAGLPLIIVFVFFQRQIVSGVAHTGLAGQ; from the coding sequence ATGACCACCGACGCCGCACAGACACGTATCAAGTCCCGTCCCCGCAGCGCCTGGTCGCCGAGCCAGATCGTGCTCACCCTCATCGGCGCAGCCGTCTCGGCCGTCTTCCTGGCACCGCTCGCCTGGGCCCTTTTCACCTCCCTCAAGTCGGAGACCGAGGCCGTCGAGGTGCCGACGCACTGGCTGCCGGAGGACTGGACGGGCCAGGCGTGGAAGGCCCTCTTCGAGACCGGCAACATCACCAACTGGTTCGTGAACTCGCTCGTCGTCTCGGTGTGTGTGACCGCGGTGGTGCTGCTGGTGAGCGCCCTCGCCGGATACGGCTTCGCCCGCACCGAGTTCAGGGGCAAGACGGTCCTGATGGGCGTGGTGATGGCGGGCCTGATGGTCTCGCCCGCCGTCCTCGGCGTCCCCCTGTTCACCACCGTCCAGCAGATGGGCATGGTCGACACCTACTGGGGCATGATCCTGCCGCAGTGCGCGCCCGCCGCGATGGTCTACATCCTCTACAAGTTCTTCCAGGGCATCCCGAGAGAGCTGGAGGAGGCCGCGTTCATCGACGGCGCCGGCCGCTGGCGGGTGTTCTTCACCATCATCGTGCCGCTGTCCAGGCCCTCCCTGTCCGCGGTCGGCATCTTCACCTTCATCGCGTCCTGGAACAACTTCCTGTGGCCGTACATGGTGACCAACAACCCCGACCTGATGACCATGCCGAACGGCATCGCCACCGTCATGAACTCCTACGGCATCCAGTGGGCCCAGCTCATGGCCGGCGGACTGATGGCGGGGCTTCCGCTGATCATCGTCTTCGTCTTCTTCCAGCGCCAGATCGTCAGCGGCGTCGCCCACACCGGCCTCGCAGGCCAGTGA